Proteins from a single region of Apium graveolens cultivar Ventura chromosome 7, ASM990537v1, whole genome shotgun sequence:
- the LOC141671167 gene encoding transport inhibitor response 1-like protein Os04g0395600 translates to MDPVRKRTKDSFKSCDSTHLAPFPDEVLEKVLSLVKSHKDRSSVSLVCKDWYNADRWSRGKIFIGNCYSVSPEIVARRFPNIRSVTLKGKPRFSDFNLVPQNWGADIHSWLVVFARVYPFLEELRLKRMVVSDESLEFLANSFPGFKVLSLLSCDGFSTDGLKAIATHCKNLTELDIQENGIDDLGGGWLSCFPETFVSLEVLNFASLNSDVTFDALERLVNRCKTLRVLKVNKHISLDQLQKLLLRAPQLMEVGTGSFQQELVPRQFSELETAFKSCKNLHTISGLWEASSVYLPVIYPACVNLTYLNLSYATLQSDELSKLLPNCSNLRRLWVLDTVEDKGLEAVGSSCPLLEELRVFPADPFDQDMVHGVTESGFVAVSNGCRKLHYVLYFCRQMTNAAVATIVKNCPDFTHFRLCIMNPGQPDYLTSEPMDEAFGAVVKTCTKLQRLAVSGLLTDRTFEYIGKYAKNLETLSVAFAGSSDWGMQSVMEGCPRLRKLEIRDCPFGNAALLSGLDKYESMRSLWMSACNVTMNGCRLLAKNMPRLNVEVIKDDESDDNEADKVYVYRTVVGPRRDAPPFVLTL, encoded by the exons ATGGATCCAGTTAGGAAAAGAACTAAAGACTCATTCAAATCATGTGATTCAACTCATCTAGCTCCATTTCCTGATGAGGTTCTCGAAAAAGTTCTTTCTTTAGTAAAATCCCATAAAGATAGAAGCTCAGTTTCATTAGTATGCAAAGATTGGTACAATGCTGATAGGTGGAGTAGGGGTAAGATCTTTATTGGAAATTGCTACTCGGTCTCACCGGAGATCGTGGCTCGAAGATTTCCAAATATTAGGAGTGTTACTTTGAAGGGGAAGCCGAGATTTTCAGATTTCAATTTGGTGCCTCAGAATTGGGGTGCTGATATTCATTCATGGCTTGTTGTGTTTGCTCGAGTTTACCCTTTTTTGGAGGAGTTAAGGTTGAAAAGAATGGTTGTTAGTGATGAAAGTTTGGAATTTTTAGCGAATTCGTTTCCGGGGTTCAAAGTTTTGTCTCTCTTGAGCTGTGATGGTTTTAGTACCGATGGTCTCAAAGCTATTGCTACTCATTGCAA GAACTTGACTGAGCTCGACATACAGGAAAATGGCATTGATGATCTCGGCGGGGGTTGGTTAAGTTGCTTTCCCGAGACCTTTGTGTCTCTTGAAGTGCTTAATTTTGCCAGCTTAAATAGTGATGTCACTTTTGATGCTCTTGAAAGGTTAGTTAACAGGTGTAAAACATTAAGGGTTTTAAAGGTTAATAAACATATTTCCTTGGATCAATTACAAAAGTTACTGCTAAGGGCACCCCAACTTATGGAGGTTGGAACTGGTTCATTTCAACAAGAGCTTGTGCCCCGTCAGTTTTCAGAACTTGAAACTGCATTCAAAAGCTGCAAAAATTTACATACAATCTCAGGTCTATGGGAAGCTTCTTCAGTCTATCTACCAGTTATATACCCTGCCTGTGTCAATCTTACATATTTGAATTTAAGCTATGCAACTCTGCAAAGTGATGAACTTTCCAAGCTTCTGCCAAACTGCTCCAATTTGCGGCGTCTCTGG GTTCTGGACACAGTGGAAGATAAGGGGTTAGAAGCTGTTGGATCTAGCTGCCCCTTACTCGAGGAACTGCGAGTTTTTCCTGCAGATCCATTTGATCAGGATATGGTTCATGGGGTGACAGAGTCAGGGTTTGTGGCTGTATCTAATGGATGTCGCAAACTTCACTATGTCCTGTATTTCTGCAGGCAGATGACTAATGCTGCAGTTGCCACTATCGTCAAGAATTGTCCTGATTTTACTCATTTTCGTCTTTGTATAATGAATCCAGGCCAGCCAGATTACTTGACAAGTGAGCCAATGGATGAGGCATTTGGTGCAGTGGTCAAGACTTGCACCAAGCTACAGAGGCTTGCCGTTTCAGGCTTACTAACGGACCGAACTTTTGAGTATATTGGGAAGTATGCCAAAAATCTAGAAACCCTTTCGGTGGCATTTGCTGGGAGTAGTGACTGGGGAATGCAATCTGTGATGGAAGGTTGCCCAAGGCTAAGGAAACTAGAGATAAGGGATTGCCCATTCGGAAATGCAGCTTTACTTTCTGGGTTAGATAAGTACGAATCAATGCGGTCTCTCTGGATGTCGGCGTGTAATGTGACAATGAATGGTTGCAGACTACTTGCAAAGAACATGCCAAGGTTGAATGTTGAAGTGATTAAAGATGACGAAAGTGATGACAACGAAGCTGATAAAGTTTATGTCTATCGAACAGTGGTAGGGCCTAGAAGGGATGCACCTCCTTTCGTTCTTACTCTCTGA